The following is a genomic window from Leptolyngbya sp. 'hensonii'.
AACTACTGACTACTTACACCGGCTCCTGATCCAAAATCTGGACCATTTTAAGTCTGCAGACTTGCCAAACATTTCTTGCCAGACTAGTCTGCCGCTCGATCTGCCGACCCTGCTCCAGACCATCGCCTCAGAGGACAAGCAGGCTCTGGCTCTCAATCTAGAAGAACTGGCCTTCTCCCATCAGCAACTGGCCACTTTAGAGCCAGAAAACCAGTATCAACTGGCTGCAATAGAACAACAAATCTTCCAATTACTGGGGTTCCACAAGCCTCAACTTCGAGAACCGGTGATTCTGGTCATTGATGATAACCCAGAAAATCTGTACCTGTTGAAGCGAACCCTGACTCAGGGTGGATATGATGTCCAAGTTGCTACCAATGGAGCGATCGCCCTCTCCTGCCTGCATCACATCATGCCAGATCTGATTCTCCTGGACATCATGATGCCCGACATGAATGGGTATGAGGTTTGTCAACGATTGAAGGCAGATCCCTCCTTTCAGGACATTCCCATCATTTTCATCACCGTCATGGACGAAATGGCCGATCGCATGAAAGCTTTTAGCAGTGGGGGGGTTGACTATATCACCAAGCCTTTCTCAATTCAGGAAGTCCTGGCCAGGGTGACCACCCAGATCAAAACCCGTAACCTGCAAAAGGAATTGCAGACCCGGAATGAGCAACTGCAACAGGAAATTCGTGCCCGCAAACGGGCAGAGGAAGAGGCTCTAAGGGCTCTGGCCAAGGAAAAAGAATTGAGTGAGTTGAAGTCTCGTTTCATTTCCATGGCTTCCCATGAACTACGCACTCCTCTGACAACTATTCAATCCACCGTAGAACTGTTAGAGCACTACCAATGGACGGAAGTTGAACGGCTACAACGATTAGAGCAAATTCGAGAGGCCGTCCAGCATATGAATCATCTGTTGGAAGATGTGCTTCTGATCGGTAAAGCAGCCGTAGATAAAGTTCAACCCAAACCAGAATGGCTAGATGTGGTCCAGTTCTGTCAGGATCTGCTCGCAGGCATTCAACTCACGATCGGCAAATATCACCACATCCGCTTTTCCAGCCAGGCAGATGGGCTGTCAGTCTGGCTAGACCCCAAGCTATTGCGTCAGATCCTTTACAATTTGCTGTCCAATGCCATTAAATACTCTGCTGAAGCAAGCAGAGTGGACGTTATTCTGACCCAATGGGATCAACAACTGCTTTTGCAGGTTCGGGATGAGGGGATTGGGATTCCCCCAGAGGACCAGGAACGGCTGTTTGAAGCTTTCCACCGAGCAACTAACGTAGAGGCCATTTCAGGTACAGGGTTAGGACTGACGATCGTCAAACAATGTGTAGACCTTCAATCAGGGCAGATTACCCTGGA
Proteins encoded in this region:
- a CDS encoding hybrid sensor histidine kinase/response regulator produces the protein MSLSPATTDYLHRLLIQNLDHFKSADLPNISCQTSLPLDLPTLLQTIASEDKQALALNLEELAFSHQQLATLEPENQYQLAAIEQQIFQLLGFHKPQLREPVILVIDDNPENLYLLKRTLTQGGYDVQVATNGAIALSCLHHIMPDLILLDIMMPDMNGYEVCQRLKADPSFQDIPIIFITVMDEMADRMKAFSSGGVDYITKPFSIQEVLARVTTQIKTRNLQKELQTRNEQLQQEIRARKRAEEEALRALAKEKELSELKSRFISMASHELRTPLTTIQSTVELLEHYQWTEVERLQRLEQIREAVQHMNHLLEDVLLIGKAAVDKVQPKPEWLDVVQFCQDLLAGIQLTIGKYHHIRFSSQADGLSVWLDPKLLRQILYNLLSNAIKYSAEASRVDVILTQWDQQLLLQVRDEGIGIPPEDQERLFEAFHRATNVEAISGTGLGLTIVKQCVDLQSGQITLESTVGHGTLFTVILPLQKAP